In Triplophysa rosa linkage group LG2, Trosa_1v2, whole genome shotgun sequence, the genomic window AATGTAAGTGTGAATGAGAAGGAACATTTCTAACTCTTAAGCTAAAAACATTTAACCGAGTCTCTCTGTAGAGCGAGTGTCTTTTACTATTGAAGTGAACCTGCAGACAGACGTTTCTTATTCTCCGCATTCTATACAGGGTTGACCTTATCGAACTACAGCACACACATCTTATCTCATATTTGTTCATGATTTTGTACTTCGGCTCTATTGCTTAAAACGCTCCAATGAAATGCTGAATTTAGTGCAAGGTCGTTCACATGAAAACTTATTCCTGCTACTTAACGGCAGAAATTGTAAGTTGGCTTGTCATTGCTCATAGCAAGAGAAGTCGTGACCATTTCTCATCAAAACATTAAAAGTGTAATGATCTGgcttttttaattgttttatactgttgtatgagatCTACTTATGACGTCCGCATGgcttttacattcaaaaacatcaaaatcaataagtaataggctagtttctacccgggttttgaggccgtctcgACAAACGTTTGGTTTTAATGGACGttccgcattgaagacttggaagtaaacacccactgctatgatcggatagcagtttgcgtagtaaacttagttggagccttctgtgaatttggttagacacgtaacgttaggttacacattatcatgacatatcaagcgatctctaacaaagcaatagtgatgcatacTACAAATATgtttgctgcgccattcctgtcggatccaatattgacggcacagcactgcttttgaattttagtctctccgcaaatctagcttcgacctgtgccttgttcacaaaggaatccgcggtgaaatgaagcgaacaaacgctcaatgttttacccacgtgagctggaacttctttaaaaataaacttcaaccacgcattactaatgtctgaatctgaaggaaggttgtgcagcgactgtgttcttccacaaccaggcactgcacaatattttgcgatctttaacggcatgtttattgcttgcatGTCTAtggtgggcggggctagagaagcaGTCATTGATATTCaactgtggaggcggtgttcaacctatctataggtgcattccaggacctggcgttcgctgggcctggtgtcaataacagttgtaatttcagtaacaagggcgttttcagttctaacacttacaggatgttcgcttgaatactattccctcttatataacaaaagctcggattaaaattgatgtcttaattcatgacacctttaaatcaaaatgttaaaaaagaaGGTGCTTATATAAATTGCTATGTCTGTCTTTTTTTTGCTGTGGCTTGCACTCTATTTAGTAAAACTTGAATCACTTTTCTTTCACAAGGATTaaaagaaaggaaatttgctagCCCTTATTCtgcatctctttttctttctatgTAACAACATATAGTTTCTTGACGATATTTTTAAGCCTGcttgccatttcaaaattattttataataccATGCTCCGGGTAGCCATTTCTGTATTTGCACTCAAAAAGTTTTATTAATGGTTTTTACTGTTTGGTTGCCTGATTCTCCGTCATATTTACAGTGCATTCTCTAGACGACTATTACAGTATACGTGCTGTTATCTTTGTATCTAATGGATAAAATAAGACATTTCCTCAATCAGCCCTCTCTTGTAGCATAGAAAGACACATCAGAGTACTTTTCAAGAGAGCTGCATTTGAGCAGGCGTAATTCAGACCATCTTCGTGAGTATTTTCACAGTGCCGATGTGTAACTCTAAATGCAGGTTTTTCAATTTACAATGGatgtaaaaattctgtaatgCCTGGATTTTGCTCTAGCGTTGTCTTTGTGGTGTAAGTAGCTGTAGATGGCCTTGgctgaaaaaattaaaaataaaaataattatacgttttatacataaatattgtaGGATTTTGCAAACTCTGAAAAATGAAGGTTTCAAAAATGGTCCTTGTCAACCTGTATATGGTTCACGAAGAACATTCACAGAACTTTTATGTTGCAAAAAAAGTTTCTTTGTGGCACTTTGTTCTacagactaaataaaaaccatcTTTCTTACATCAAGAACTGACTGAAAATGTTCTTtggagaaccaaaaatggtGCTTTGAAAACCCTTTGAAAACCTTCATATAacctaaatacattttctaaacATTACATCTTTAtaaatttaaatacatgtaaataaatattacagtgtatgtttaaaaaacatacaataCACAGACAACAATTAAGAGAcaattccaaatgttcatttaatcagcatttctagatgtattgtgaccATTCAAATCAATATATCTAAATCGATCAATCAGACCtgcaggagtgacataaagtcatccaacagcaatgtgaaagactaacagcatgacaagacacattaaAACTGACCAAAACAGAAATTATTATGagattatcacataaaaagaatcatttttgaacttttcctaaatacattgtATTGCTCAAAAGTgcatatgaacttgttttctttgcagtatttgaggtgtatttgagcatcttttctgttattttgacctgttttcattttctgcaaatagaaacaatctgtttatttgaaatttgggagtaatattgttagtagtttacagaatgaaacaaaaatgataattttacctatgATTAATAATCTCTCTTTGTATTCAGTTGCCTTTATATTAAAAGACAACAAAATAATGTGTGTACAAGTTTTTCAAGTGCTGTTTTTTATCCACAGTATTGAATACTTTTGTTAAAAAGACAGACtaaaaatatataggctatgTAATGCTACATGAGTTCTAGAGTCGGTGTGAAGGGCTATTTGAGCTGTATTGATGGGGCTGTGGGGGTTCTTAAGGCAAAAAAGTAATGAAATAACACAATTGTTTATGACGGACTGCAATAATCCTTTTCTCTCACACTGCCAGTTAGTCCATGGTGAGACTGAGATCTCTTGATGTGTTTGGAATCACAGCTGGTGAGCTGGTGCTGCCCCTCTGGGAAAGCAGAACACAGTGCAGAAAAATATATTGGCCACAGCAGACTACTAGATTAGAACTGCTGAAAGAGCCGAGCCACCTCAGGTGGTCCACCCAGCTCTCTTTTCAGTCTAGTCTACAGTAGATGtctttatttcttatttaaGCCACCTGCCATGTCTGTCCATAATGAGCTCGAACTAATCACTCAATCGGCACTTAACTTTTATtccacggctcgttggaatgcttgattctgattggccagtcgcgacatttgcaggttcgttattcccagataacaacctctcaaaactaataacacacagtaacccggatgcagcaaatcattttgacaggtttttgacaaattaaatataaatatgccttttaataacacatatgacattatatttatcaaattgcctgttcgtgacatttgaacgtagTTTCTTAcattaaaaccgaaagtaaacggcttttcctcgcggaaggtcagcattctgtaaaaattagctatttcaaattcacatttcatgtctgtttttttctcatgtggccagtagctgtgtaataagtgggataatgtacaagcagccggctattatcgtgaaataagccccttcagtgtgataaaaGACCCTTCGCTTCGCGTCCTGATCACCCTGTCgaggcttatttctgcgatgacaaccggctgcctgtacattatcccttacttgtcATTCATAAAACTCTACATATACCCCAGAGAGAATTTTTTTTGGGGCCAAATGGAGTTGTCCTTTACGTTTCATTAAAGTATTAGATATATGTTTATTCAAGTaatttctcaggagaaataaaaacagaaacaaagttgTTGCCATTATATAAACTACATTACATAAACCACATTCACACAGACCGCTGATCCCATAAAATGATGACACGCATctataataaatcgtaaataatttggctataaaaacaaatgtagttAAGCGAGTTATTTATGTTCGTTAGTTAATCGACAACTAAAAAATACTATTCGTCTTTAGCTAAATCACGGATGAATGCAAGTCATAATCACCAAACTTAAGCTCAAATGCGAGAATATTTATACCATGCCTTTTGTATTGGAATTAGGCTATGTTGCAAAAATACTGGCTAATTTTTACTTCGCAGCGTTccgttatatttttaattaaggcTCTGTAAATTTGTACCAAACAAGCCtgaacaatttgcttttatttattttcattttagattTAGGCCTATCTTATATTTAGCGTAATCTCGTTGGGCTATAGTCTACCTTGCGTTTTTGTGCCTCAATACTCGTTTTTGTGCCTCAATACTCTTCGTTGTTCtacatttaccaataaaaaatataaataaaaaagtttgttttaaaactgacgtctttgtcatttgcaaaaAGCAACAATGTATGCTAcagaataataaccaaaaagagagattatttaggtttatttggcactaaataaaGGAAAGCAGTATgcctaataataacaaattgcgCTATTTAGCCACCGCAAGGAAATATCCTTCACCGTGATCAGCCCAATATTCACAAATAAAGCAAtgcacataacattacattGCAGTATATTACGTCACGTGTCTTTATGGGATCTTCACGGGAATCAGGATGTGTGTGAACTCACgcacagattccagaaaatcactggcagtgtgatgAACAAAATGTGTATAATTATTAATGATTGATTTGGCTTTGGAAGGATTGAATGAGAAATGTGTGAGGTTTTGATTTAAAATTGCAGACTTGAGTTTTCAAGCAGTTTCCGAGATATTTTGTAGACCTCTTGTGAAACAACAAGAGACACGTGAAAGAACAAAATGAAAAGCatgaaaaaatgtcaaactTTTGGCTAATTTGATGAGTTTTTTTCTTGTACATTTAGCTCCATTTAACACATTACCATATTCAGGTCTATTCTGCACAATTCAACAAATGTTCAAGACAGAAAATGTGAAAGTTGCGGTGGAGTCAAGGCAACCACAAAACTTCAGTTTGGAGGTCAGCGTTATATGTCTGTTTTGCTTTATCTTGCTTTGTTTCTTCTCGAAACCATGTATCTTACAGCTCTGGACAGTGTTGCTAGGTATCAAGTACTCtaatatgaaaaaaacaaaccGCTTTACCGAATCCTGTCCGCGATTATTATAACGCTGCATTTATTCAATTTTGCGTTTCCAGTCTCCAAAGGTACTGTAATGGGTTTTCATACAGCATATACATGATGGGCATGTTTGATGGATATGGAGTCATGATCACAGAGTCATCTGTGATATTAGTGCACACATCCTTTAATATTCGAGAAAAATAGTTTAAAaggtaaaataaatgaatgttacGGCTGTGTGCAACTCACTGTAAGGGTACAGGGAGAAATTTGACCTCCTGTTATATTGCAGGTTTAGTTTATGGCTCTGAAATAATGTTAGAGACATTTTTCTGTGTTCTCTCTCAGCGTCAAAAGATTGAGCGGACCACGGTTTACCTTTCATAATGTTGTATACTTTATCTTCCACCCAAGGTTGGCCATTCCCAAACACAGTCTGCAAGATGAGCGGGCTGGTGCAGGGCATGTCAGTATCTGCCTCCGTGTTCACGCTGGTGGCCATCGCCGTGGACAGGTTAGTAGTGACATCACAGATGGAAATCTGCAGAAACCTGCATAGAAGTGATATTCATcctgaaaatgaaaagaaaaatctgaaatAGCATTATGGGTTAAAATTACTATAATTCGTTTTTTGGACAATTccagatttttttgttgaatTCTGATTATTTTCATAACCATTAGCCAAATGTCATTCCAAATTCTCATTATTgaagttcaaccaaaaatcgAAATTTCTTCACTATAatgcaaaaacaataataatatataataagtcaaagcagctgtacaagaaaAACCAAAAAGCGAACGTATGTTGCACACAGAATAAGAtttgaccctggaccacaaaaccagtcacaagcacaggtatatttgtagcaatagccaacaatacattgtatgggtcaaaatgattgctttttcttttatgtgaaaaatcattaggatattaagaaaagatcatgttccattaagatattttgtaaattttctacCGTAAATTTATCAAATTTAtagtgagtggatgcagcaaaattgcaaacaaaaatggccggaaacacgcctacaaactgcCCGATCTTTGGAagttacccactcaagtttggtatctatgtaaagcttagcatttctgctttcgggttcatctactctccacaacgtcattacagcggtaagccaataaagagtgttaaaacaaacctgtttcttcttagcaacggcctggtACAGAGTGTCTGATGGACTACTTTTAAGCCGATGTTATATcttggccaaatattgtcctatcctaacaaaccatacatcaatggaaagcttatttattcagcttaaatctaaatctaatttTGGAAAATTGACCCTTACTGTTTTTGTGGTCAATGGTCACATAGTAtgaccttaaaagtaatatgaaaGAATGAACGGTCATTTAATACTAAAATGTCTGCACTACAAACTGATCActgtagaaaatgtaaaaaaatatataaaaaataagcttTAACAAGTTTTGTTTCTAAAATAGCAGAATAATTGACCAGATTCTTTTTACGagatttaaatgttaatttgCCATCAATTAAACGGATCTTGAAATAAAAACCACCTCACTCCGTTGACATTGCATAtagtaaaaacactttaattgCTGTACGTTGGTTTTAAATCTACTGTATAATTTATGCTAATTCATATCTTACAATTGTACATCATATCACCTCTTATAAAATACCGGTGTTGCATGGTAACATATAATCATGCATTTTTCTaaaagctgctttgtaacaatagAATATAATAGTACAATAGGTTGAATGTAGAGAATACCCAGAAAATGTGCAAATGATGAAAGGGAGTGCAACAGGACAGTAGTATTCAAAGTGTGAGAGGatgaaaatgattataaatACAGAGAGGGGGTTAATGCACACCGAAACTGGAATGCCTTATAGATTTATCCCTGCTGAGAAGTATTCTCTTCCAATTCCATGCAGGTTCCGTTGCATTGTGTACCCCTTCCAACCCAAACTCACCCTGCTGGTTGCCAAGGTGACCATAGTGATGATCTGGATGCTGGCGGTGGTGATAATGTGTCCCTCGGCCATGATGTTAACAGTTGAGAGAGTGGAGCATCATTACATGGTGCACAATGAAGATTACAACCACACAAACCCTCTTTATTCCTGTTTTGAGAATTGGGCCAACCCACAGATGAGAAGGGTCTACACCACAGTCTTGTTCGCGCACATTTACCTGATTCCCCTCACCCTGATCACGCTCATGTACGGGCGAATAGGGATTAAACTCTACACCACATCTGTGATCACGGGGAATGATCAGCACGAAGGCGGGCAGCCTCACGCCTGTCCTCCGAGTCACAGGGCCCAGCACGAGGGCCGTCCCCTCATCTCGCAAAAGAAGATTAAGGTGATAAAGATGCTGGGTATCGTGGCACTCTTGTTCACACTGTCCTGGCTTCCTCTGTGGACCCTGATGCTCCTCACGGACTATGGAGGTCTGGATGAGGACAAGTTGGAATTACTGACCGGCTACATTTTTCCTTTCGCTCACTGGTTGGCGTTCTCAAACTCCAGCGTCAACCCAATCATCTACGGATACTACAATGAGAACTTCAAGAGGGGCTTCCAGGCGGTGTGCAGGGCGCATTCGTGCTGCTGTGGGATGTCGGCTGGGAACGCTACGTCCCGGAAAGCCAACCGAGGAGAGGTGCGGGAACCTGCTGTGACCTTTGGCACGAGGAACAAAGTGTACACCGACGGCGATCTTAAGAATTCGGGAACCCGTCTGGAGATGGAGCAGAAGAGAGCCGTGCAGCCTTGTAACTCCGTCTGCACCAATGACACGGTATCCAACGCAGGATCTGGAATAAAAGGAGTTGCGAATCAAAAAGTCTTTCAGATGGAGGAACCAGAGAAAATAAGTCCAGTCAGAGTTGGCAAAAATCAAGCCTGGGACCAGTAGGTGGATTATTAGTGGTATTTATTCTGGTGATTTACTCAAGTTGGGACCCTACTGTATATATCTCTTCAAATCTAAGCAAATTGTGAAAAATTGATGGGGTAGAAAGGTGACATCAGTCCTACCGCTTGGCACATCTTTTCAGACAGTTTCTGTAAGGAAACACTGTGTGTCACATGGGAAGAAAATAAGTCCTCTCTTAGAATCTAAATGAACTATTATACATGGCTAACCTTTTCTGCAAGACCTATTTTGTTCATGGAAAATGCAAATGACAGACATATGATTGTAAAGTCAAATTTGTGGAAATAGCAGATCAGATCTGTTTTGTAGAGATGTGTAAGATAGCCCCTTATGGAG contains:
- the npffr1l2 gene encoding neuropeptide FF receptor 1 like 2 — its product is MEKEPSEMEMPDLSALYSNSSLPYSIINGSNVTNLTSIIYYPYYQHSLPVAAGLTLAYLFIFLLCMVGNGLVCLIVLENRRMRTVTNLFILNLAVSDLLVGVFCIPTTLVDNLITGWPFPNTVCKMSGLVQGMSVSASVFTLVAIAVDRFRCIVYPFQPKLTLLVAKVTIVMIWMLAVVIMCPSAMMLTVERVEHHYMVHNEDYNHTNPLYSCFENWANPQMRRVYTTVLFAHIYLIPLTLITLMYGRIGIKLYTTSVITGNDQHEGGQPHACPPSHRAQHEGRPLISQKKIKVIKMLGIVALLFTLSWLPLWTLMLLTDYGGLDEDKLELLTGYIFPFAHWLAFSNSSVNPIIYGYYNENFKRGFQAVCRAHSCCCGMSAGNATSRKANRGEVREPAVTFGTRNKVYTDGDLKNSGTRLEMEQKRAVQPCNSVCTNDTVSNAGSGIKGVANQKVFQMEEPEKISPVRVGKNQAWDQ